Below is a window of Candidatus Nanosynbacter sp. HMT-352 DNA.
AGTGGCTGATGAAACTGTTCGGCAACTTTTACCGTTAATCCAGGCTGGTCATAACGTAGCAATCGTCCATGGCAATGGTCCTCAGGTTGGCAATATTGTGTTGCATGAAGAGGCGATTAACACGCCAGATGTGCCAAGTTTGCCGCTGGAAGATTCTGGCGCTATGAGCCAGGGGTTGATTGGCTTTTGGCTGCAGCAGGCTTTTCATGACGCCTTTATGGTTAATCAGATGAACAATCGCGCTGTTAGCATTATAACCCAAACGATTGTTAGCTTGAGCGATCCAGCATTCCAAAATCCAACCAAGCCAATTGGTCCGTTCTATTCGGAAGACGAGGCAAAAACTGTCGCTAGCGAACGCGGCTACACGGTAAAAGAAGATGCTGGTCGTGGCTGGCGGCGTGTCGTTCCTTCGCCAAAACCTCAGACAATTGTCGAGGCTGATGTGATTAAGGCACTGGTTCATGCTGGCGTGACGGTTGTTTCAACTGGCGGCGGCGGTATTCCTGTTTTGCAAGACGAAACTGGTCAATTAAAAGGCGTCGCTGCGGTTATTGATAAGGACTTCGGCGCGGCAAAATTGGCAGATCTTTTGGACGCCGACACCTTGCTGATTTTGACTTCGGTTGATGCTGCTAAAATTAATTTTGGCAAACCAGATGAGCAGTCTCTCGGGGAAGTTTCAATAGAAGAACTTCAAAAGCATATTGACGATGGGCAATTTGCGGCAGGTTCGATGTTGCCAAAAACTCAGGCTGCCTTGTCGTTCTTGGACGGCAAATCAGGGCGTACGGCGATTATTACTTCGCTAGATAAAACCGCTGAAGCCATTAGCGGCTCGGCAGGCACGATAGTTAAATCGTAATAAAAATCAAGAAGTTCCTGTGAATGGCGCAGGAGCTTCTTGTGTTTATGTATGTTTTATTTTATAATATGAAATTATGTTGCAATATCTTCGTTCAACAAATAGTGATTCAATAATTAGCCCGCAAGAAAATTTGCAGTCTGGTTCGTGGGTGCGCTGCGAAAGACCGAGCGACGAAGAGGTTTCGCAATTGTTGACGCTGGGCTTGGATGAGGATTTGATAAGTGACGCGCTTGACCCGCACGAGGTGCCGCGTATTGAGTTTGACGATGAGTGGACTTATTTGATTGCGCGATTGCCAGACACTGACGACGATTTTAATGACTTTACCACGCCGATTTTATTCTGCATCAATAAAGATCATATCGTGACGTTGTCTAGAGATAGTTTGGGGCGATTGTGGCAGCCGTTTATTGATAAGATGCGGATTAGAACAGATCGACAAGTTGAGCTTTTGGTGGCGATGGTTGAGGCAATTTCAACGCAATATCAACGGCGCGTGGCAACGATTAATCGCCAAATGCGAGCGGCTACGGACAGTATTCATACATTGAGAGTTAATGACATTGCCACACTGGCGGAGTATGAGCGCAAATTGAATGATTATCTTGACGCGTTAATTCCGATGAACTGGGCAATTGAGAGACTTTTGGCGACTCAGAAGTTGCGATTGAAGGCTGACGATAAGGAAGATGTTGAAGACATCTCGATTGATTTGGAGCAGGTGATTGCGCGTTGTAAAAGTTTGTTGAGGACGATTACTAATGTGCGCGACAGCTATAGGGCGGTGATGGATACGCGCCTTAATGAGACGATTCGCCTGCTAACCGTAATCACCGTAGCTTTGACTATTCCGACGATGATCGCTGGTTTATATGGTATGAACGTGCCGGTTCCAGGTGCCGATAATCCATTGATGTTTTGGGGAATTACCGCAGTTAGTGTAGTCCTAGCTGTTGTTGTGGGCTATTATTTCCTGCGCCGCCGATAAAGTTTAATTGCAATTCGACAGATTGCTAATATTGCTTGTGTATATTATAATTTTCTTATGATGGTGGGCTATTTTGAACGCAGATCGTTGACTGAAAAGTTGACGCAAGCTCAACGAATGCATAAAAACGGTTGGATTAATTTGACCGGCAATCTTGACGTTACTCGAGTTTCAAAGGCTTTGTCGTTGTCTGCTAATATTGTCCGTGACGTACTGGATATCCACGAATTACCTCGAGCGGAGTTTTCTGATGGCGTTGAGTATATTTTTACGCGCATACCGTTTGGTCAAACTGATTCTGGCAAAACGGCACCGTTTTTAATTGCAATTAGCGGCGGTCATTATATTACAATATCGCCTCATGTTAAATTTTCACCCCTGGAGGTCAGTGATTATTTATTTAGCACAACCGAACGTCCAGCGGGAGTTTTTGCTGCGAATTTGGCGTATATTATTTCTCAATATGAACAACGCGTGCATTTGTTAACGGAGCAAATTAGTGATGCTCGTCGGCGACTGAGTCGTCATGAAGTTGAGAATTCGGATTTTATTAAATTTGTGGCAATTGAAGATACGCTCAATGAATATCGAAGCAGTCTGGAAGGGATGTCCCGCGTTATTGCACAACTAATGGAAAATCGCCGCCACTTATTTAAGACCAGAGATTTGGAAGCCTTGGAGGACGTCGATCTACATATCAGGCAAGTTTTAGTGGCAATTAGCTCCAGCACACACACAATTTCCAGCATTCAAAACGCTTATTCGACGGTTGCTAATAATACGCTGAACCAACGCATGAAGGCATTGACCGCCATAACAATTCTTCTGGCTATTCCAAACGTTTTTTACGGAATGTATGGAATGAATATCGCGTTGCCATTTCAAGGTGAGCCTTGGGCGTACCCAGTTATCACCAGTTTTACGGTGTTGTTGATTTTACTTGTTATGTTTGTTGCTAAGCGACTCCGCTTATTCTAATATAGATATAATAAGCATTTTCAAAATGTTTTTGCTTGACGTGCCAATAAACGTTTGGTAACATTGTTAGCATGTCTCGCGCCGAAGCATTAAATTGCTGATATTAAGTGATAAAGGTCGAAGCGCGTGGGGCTGCACATAATAATAAGGAGTGCAAAACACATGCCAATAGCAATCAAATTTGTGCCATCAAGGCGCAAAAAGATCGCGGTGGATGTGGTGCCTGCCGAATGGCAAACATATATAGCGCAATAAAAAGTAGTACGGTCGCTCCAACGATAGAATAGGGACGACTATAAACAAATCCCGCTCCAAGGCACCGGAGCGGGATTTTGGTTTGTGTGAAAATGCGTTAATCCTTCACTTCAACGCCAGCTTTTTTCAAGGCTTCCTTGACTGATGATTCAATTGAGCCAGAGCTGTCCATCTCGGTATTTTTTCCATTTATGTAGAAAGTTGGTGTTGCGGCAACGCCGTGTTTGCGACCGAGAGCCATATCGAAGTCGATTTTATTTTTAACCTTGTTACTGGCAATATCGGTTTTATATTGATCAATATTAAGCTTTAATTGTTCAGCATAAGATTTGAAAATGTTGTCGCGTTCTGTAGTGTTGGCATTTTTCCAAGCGTCCTGATTTGCGTATAGAAGCTCATTCATTTCCCAGAATTTACCCTGTAAACCAGCAGCTTCAGCCACGGCAGCGGCAGCGCGTGCGTTAGGGTGTGAGCTAGCAATTGGGAAATTGCGGAAAATTAATCGAACGTGATCTTTGTATTTTTTAGCTAGCGCTTCGGCTTTTGGTGCAGCGGTGCCACAGCCAGGACATTGATAGTCGGCGTATTCGATAATTGTCACTTTGGCGTCTTTGCTACCAATTTCATGATCCGCGATATTGCCATTTCTCGATTCTGCGCTGATAGTTGTGTTCAGCTGATCGCTATTGATATCGCTAATGTTTAGTCGATTTTGTGTTGAAATATAAATCATTCCACCAACAATCGCCACTACAATAATTGCGAAAATTATCCAGCTTTTCTTATTCATTTTACCTCCATTTACTCTAGTAAGTATAGCACGGAATGCTGTACAATAAAACTATGACGATTGTGCTAATTTTTGGATATTTGGTTACTTTGGCGGTTTTGCTGATAGTGCTGGGAGTTCAGCCGAAAACATCTTCGCATAGTCAATTTGAGCTGCGGCGGAGAAGTGGACTAGGCGATGAAAAGGCTAAAATTCTTTTGCGACAAAGAGAATTTTTACGAGATATTATTTCACTGCAGCGCGCCGTGGCTTCTTTATGTTTGGTAATTTTAAGTGCTATTAGTGTTTATTTGTTCAATTGGGCGGCTGGACTCTTTTTGTCAATTATAATAGCCCTAGAAATCGGAGCCGTCGCGCGAATTGGCTTGTGGCAGAAATACTCACAGCAACTTTACGAGAAATACGAACCGCTAATTTTAACGACAATTGAGCGACATCAAGTAATTTTGTCGCTAATCCGTTCGGTATCGCCAGTTGTTGGTGATAATCGGGTGATTGAATCGAAAGAAGAATTGCTGGAAATGGTGGCTCAATCCAGCGGAGCGATTTCATCTTCTGAGAAAAAGCTTATTACCAACGGACTGAAGTTCAACGATATGAAGGTCGAGGAAATTATGACGCCACGAAGCATGATTGAATCAGTACCTATGAATGAACTTCTCGGACCGCTAGTGCTTGATGATCTTCATAAAAAAGGGTATAGCAGATTTCCTGTCATTGATGGCGATATTGATCATGTTGTTGGAATGTTGAGGATTCAGGATTTGCTGACAATTGATCGCAAAGCAAAATCTCATCGTGCGGAAACGGTCATGAGCAAAGACGTCTATTATATTCGCGAAAATCAAACTCTACAGCACGCCTTGGCTGCATTTTTGAAAACGCAGCATCACTTGTTTATTGTCGTAAATGAGTTTCGAGAAACAGTTGGTCTACTGAGCTTAGAAGATGTAATTGAAGCGCTATTAGGTCAGAAAATCATTGACGAATATGATGTTTATGGAGATCTCCGTAAAGCCGCTACGGCTAATCCGCAGAAAAATAATTTGCCCACAAAAACTCGACGAGATGTTTAATTCTGGGAATTTGCCCAGATTATGCTATAATAACAGATATGAAAAATAGAATTTTGGCGGCAGAAACTTCTAAAAAAGTTGGTGAAAATATTACAGTTGCGGGCTGGGTTCATTCCAGGCGTGATCATGGCGGATTGATTTTTATTGATTTGCGCGACCATACGGGTTTGGTTCAGTTGGTTATTAACCCTGATAAAAAAGATGCTTTTTCTTTGGCGGAAAGCTTACGAGATGAGTTTGTGATTCGTGCTTGTGGCGTGGTTGCGGAGCGTGGTGAAGGTCTGAAAAATCCGAATATTGCCAGTGGTGATGTGGAAATTGTTGTGGACAATTTGGAGATTTTGAACCGAGCTGAAACTTTGCCAATTCAGCCATTTGCCGAGGATAATCAAGCTGGCGAAGAACTAAGATTCAAATATCGTTATCTTGATTTGCGTCGTCCAAAAATGCAAAACATGCTTAAAAAACGCGCCGAAATGTATCGTCGAATCCATGAATATATGGACGATCGAGATTTTATTGAAATTCAAACGCCAATTTTAGCTAATTCAAGTCCTGAGGGTGCGCGTGATTTTCTGATTCCTAGTCGTTTGCAAGAAGGGAAGTTTTATGCCTTGCCACAAGCTCCACAGCAGTTTAAGCAGCTGCTGATGGTTGGTGGCGTGCCGCGTTATTATCAGTTGGCGGCTTGTTTCCGCGACGAAGATCCGCGAGCAGACCGCTTGTATGGCGAGTTTTATCAGCTTGATTTAGAGATGAGTTTTGCCGAAAATGGCGAAGAAGTTCGCACTGAAGTTGAGCCTTTGATGAAGCAACTGGCAACTGATTTTGCTGGTAAAAAATTGTTGGATTTGAGCGATTTGGCAGTTGGTGATGGCAGTTCAATTCCGCGGATTTCGTATCGTGACGCCATGGAAACTTACGGTTCTGACAAGCCGGATTTGCGATTTGGTATGGAATTGATAGAACTGACGGACGTATTATCGGAGACTGAGTTTGGCGTATTTAAAAATGCTGAATGCGTTAAGGCTATTTGCGTAAAAAATGGCGCAAGTTTGAGTCGCAAGCAAATTGACAATTTCACTAATATCGCTAAAAGTGAAGGCGCCGGCGGTTTGGCATACATCACATATCAAGACGGTGAAGCAAAATCTCCAATTGCGAAATTCTTGAGTGAGAAGGAATTAGCTGATATCCAGCAGAAAACTGGTGCGGTTGATGGCGATGCAGTGTTCTTTGGCGCTGATTCTCGCTCGGTTGTTAACACGGTATTGGGGCGCTTGCGTAATGAATTTGCCTCGCACTTTAATCTTAAGGACCCATCGGTCGTGGCGTCTGCTTGGATTATTGATTTTCCGTTTTACGAGTGGGATGACCGAAGTAAAAAACTTGATTTTGGGCATAATCCGTTCAGTATGCCAAAGGGTGGTTTGCAAGCTCTGGAATCTGCTGAAACTGACGCCGAAAAATTATCCATTGTCGCTGACCAATTTGACATGGTGATGAACGGCTATGAGATTTGCTCTGGTGGTGTTCGTAATCATAACCCAGCGGTGCTTTATAAAGTGTTCGGTTTACTGGGCTTCAGTGAGTCTTATGTTGAAGAAAAGTTTGGTGCTATGTTAGGCGCTTTCAAATACGGCGCTCCGCCTCACGCAGGATGTGCTTTTGGTGTTGATCGTATTTTGATGGAATTGACCGATGAGCAAAACGTCCGCGAGACTCTGGCGTTTCCAAAGAATGGCTCTGGTGTGGATGTGATGATGAATTCGCCATCAGTTGTCGATCCTGCTCAGCTACGCGAATTGGGTTTGTGAGATTTAGCATTGAGTTCACGGGAGACGTTCGTAGGATGATGGACAATATTATTCTTCACATTCCTCATGCCTCGTTGTGCTTGCCGCCTGATTTTTGGCGTGATATTACGATAGATAAAGAGATTATCGAGAGGGAATTGCGTTTCATTGTTGATTATAAAGTTGATGAGCTCGTTAAAAATATAGATAGCCATAAAATTATAGCTAAATATTCGCGACTATATTGTGATGTTGAGAGATTCCGCAGTGATGAGGATGAGCCGATGGCTAAGCTGGGTATGGGAGCGATTTATACACATTTATCTGACGGTACGCAATATCGCAAAATAGGATCATCCCGCCGAGAGGAAATTTTGGGTAAATCATACGACTTACACCACAAACAGCTAAACGCATTGAGTAGGGAAATTGTTGATCAATATGGTTCATGTGTGATTATTGATATTCATAGTTATAGCGATGAATTAGTGCGAAGATTGTTTGGCTGGACGGAGAATTTACCAGATATTTGCCTTGGCTATGATGAAAAATGGGTTAGCAAAGACAATGTATCAAAATTAAAAACATATATTGAAGGAATGGGATATAGTTGTGAGTTAAATTATCCGTATTCTGGGGCGCTGGTTCCGATGGAATTTTATCACGATGAAAATCCAAAGATACAGTCGGTGATGTTGGAAATTAATAGGCGCGTCTATTTGAATGGTGGTGTGGTGAGTAAAAAGGCTGTGTGCAATATAGATAAAATAATAAATTTTATCGCAGAAAATCTAAATCCTAACACCCAGCCATGCCGCCAAAATGTCGCCTGCGAAGTAGGCTAATCCTGCCGCAATTGCCCCAAGGAGCAGTGTGATGCCTGCAGATTGCCAAGGTGATTGTTTGCTGACTTTACCTTTGATGAAGCCGATTGCTAAGAACGTTGCCGCAGTTAGCACTGAGCTAACATAGAATAATACCGCGTTTGGCGCTTTTAAGTTTGCAATTACATCAATCAAATATGGCAATACTGGTACGCTACCGACCACCACGAAAGCTAAGAATGTTACTGCGCCTATGATCTTTGGAGATGAGCGTTTTTGGGTGTCGCGCACAGATTCTTCATGTTCTGCACTTGCTGCTAAATATGCGCTAGAGCCCATTGAGAATCCGTCGGCTATTAAATTAGCAATTCCTAATATAAGAATGACTGAACTGGATATTCCAGCACCGGCTGAAGCCGCCACGACTGCAAATGTTGTTACCGTGCCGTCGACTGCGCCATAAACAAATTCCGGTATGTATCGTTTGAAAAAATCTCGCATAACCATACCAGTTTATCATATTATTAACGATTAGCGGACGTCTTTATTGACAATTTAATAAGCTTATGCTATAGTGAAATAGTTAGATTATCTAATACAAACAATTTAACAAGCATGCTAAAATAAACATAACAAATATAAACTTTTGCAGAAAGGTAAAGCGTGGAAGATATCCAAACAGCCATCGTTTTATTATCAATCATCGTAGGATTGTTGTCGGTTATTATCGTAACGCTACTGGCAGTGGTCATCGCCTTGTTGGTAAGACTTAATACGGTCATGAAAAGCGTTAGTAAAATTACAACTAACGTAGCTAGTGCGACTGAGTGGTTGTCGCCAACAAAAGTTTTTAGTGAAATATCAGGTTTGTTTCGTAAAAAATAATTAAAAAAGGAGTAAATATATGAAAAAAGTTTTAGCAATTATCGGAGCAGTGGCAGCAGGTTTTACAGCTGGAATTTTAACTGCACCAAAGAGCGGTAAGGAAACAAGGAAAGACTTGAAAGATAAAGCTGTAAAATTGAAAGCCGACACTGAAAAAGTAGCTTGCAAAGCGACCGCTGCAGCTAAAGACAGTGTAGATTCATTGAAAGCTGGTTCTCAGAAAGTTGGAGACGCCGTAGTAGAAACTGCAAAAGATGTTAAGGGTAACGTCGAAAAACGTTTCAAGTAATATTTGACTCTATTCAAGAAGACGTGAGATAATATAAGTGATGAAAAAAATTACTTTCTATCTCGCGTCTTTTTTGATTGCTTCTAGTTTGTTAGTGACGCCACGGGCAGTTGAGGCTCAGTCTGTCGATGCTACGGCTGATTCTGAGATTATAAAAACGCTTG
It encodes the following:
- the arcC gene encoding carbamate kinase; protein product: MDKKRTIVVALGGNALQRQGEAASEQQQRVADETVRQLLPLIQAGHNVAIVHGNGPQVGNIVLHEEAINTPDVPSLPLEDSGAMSQGLIGFWLQQAFHDAFMVNQMNNRAVSIITQTIVSLSDPAFQNPTKPIGPFYSEDEAKTVASERGYTVKEDAGRGWRRVVPSPKPQTIVEADVIKALVHAGVTVVSTGGGGIPVLQDETGQLKGVAAVIDKDFGAAKLADLLDADTLLILTSVDAAKINFGKPDEQSLGEVSIEELQKHIDDGQFAAGSMLPKTQAALSFLDGKSGRTAIITSLDKTAEAISGSAGTIVKS
- a CDS encoding magnesium transporter CorA family protein — protein: MLQYLRSTNSDSIISPQENLQSGSWVRCERPSDEEVSQLLTLGLDEDLISDALDPHEVPRIEFDDEWTYLIARLPDTDDDFNDFTTPILFCINKDHIVTLSRDSLGRLWQPFIDKMRIRTDRQVELLVAMVEAISTQYQRRVATINRQMRAATDSIHTLRVNDIATLAEYERKLNDYLDALIPMNWAIERLLATQKLRLKADDKEDVEDISIDLEQVIARCKSLLRTITNVRDSYRAVMDTRLNETIRLLTVITVALTIPTMIAGLYGMNVPVPGADNPLMFWGITAVSVVLAVVVGYYFLRRR
- a CDS encoding CorA family divalent cation transporter, which produces MMVGYFERRSLTEKLTQAQRMHKNGWINLTGNLDVTRVSKALSLSANIVRDVLDIHELPRAEFSDGVEYIFTRIPFGQTDSGKTAPFLIAISGGHYITISPHVKFSPLEVSDYLFSTTERPAGVFAANLAYIISQYEQRVHLLTEQISDARRRLSRHEVENSDFIKFVAIEDTLNEYRSSLEGMSRVIAQLMENRRHLFKTRDLEALEDVDLHIRQVLVAISSSTHTISSIQNAYSTVANNTLNQRMKALTAITILLAIPNVFYGMYGMNIALPFQGEPWAYPVITSFTVLLILLVMFVAKRLRLF
- a CDS encoding DsbA family protein, with the translated sequence MNKKSWIIFAIIVVAIVGGMIYISTQNRLNISDINSDQLNTTISAESRNGNIADHEIGSKDAKVTIIEYADYQCPGCGTAAPKAEALAKKYKDHVRLIFRNFPIASSHPNARAAAAVAEAAGLQGKFWEMNELLYANQDAWKNANTTERDNIFKSYAEQLKLNIDQYKTDIASNKVKNKIDFDMALGRKHGVAATPTFYINGKNTEMDSSGSIESSVKEALKKAGVEVKD
- a CDS encoding CBS domain-containing protein — translated: MTIVLIFGYLVTLAVLLIVLGVQPKTSSHSQFELRRRSGLGDEKAKILLRQREFLRDIISLQRAVASLCLVILSAISVYLFNWAAGLFLSIIIALEIGAVARIGLWQKYSQQLYEKYEPLILTTIERHQVILSLIRSVSPVVGDNRVIESKEELLEMVAQSSGAISSSEKKLITNGLKFNDMKVEEIMTPRSMIESVPMNELLGPLVLDDLHKKGYSRFPVIDGDIDHVVGMLRIQDLLTIDRKAKSHRAETVMSKDVYYIRENQTLQHALAAFLKTQHHLFIVVNEFRETVGLLSLEDVIEALLGQKIIDEYDVYGDLRKAATANPQKNNLPTKTRRDV
- the aspS gene encoding aspartate--tRNA ligase; this translates as MKNRILAAETSKKVGENITVAGWVHSRRDHGGLIFIDLRDHTGLVQLVINPDKKDAFSLAESLRDEFVIRACGVVAERGEGLKNPNIASGDVEIVVDNLEILNRAETLPIQPFAEDNQAGEELRFKYRYLDLRRPKMQNMLKKRAEMYRRIHEYMDDRDFIEIQTPILANSSPEGARDFLIPSRLQEGKFYALPQAPQQFKQLLMVGGVPRYYQLAACFRDEDPRADRLYGEFYQLDLEMSFAENGEEVRTEVEPLMKQLATDFAGKKLLDLSDLAVGDGSSIPRISYRDAMETYGSDKPDLRFGMELIELTDVLSETEFGVFKNAECVKAICVKNGASLSRKQIDNFTNIAKSEGAGGLAYITYQDGEAKSPIAKFLSEKELADIQQKTGAVDGDAVFFGADSRSVVNTVLGRLRNEFASHFNLKDPSVVASAWIIDFPFYEWDDRSKKLDFGHNPFSMPKGGLQALESAETDAEKLSIVADQFDMVMNGYEICSGGVRNHNPAVLYKVFGLLGFSESYVEEKFGAMLGAFKYGAPPHAGCAFGVDRILMELTDEQNVRETLAFPKNGSGVDVMMNSPSVVDPAQLRELGL
- a CDS encoding N-formylglutamate amidohydrolase translates to MRFSIEFTGDVRRMMDNIILHIPHASLCLPPDFWRDITIDKEIIERELRFIVDYKVDELVKNIDSHKIIAKYSRLYCDVERFRSDEDEPMAKLGMGAIYTHLSDGTQYRKIGSSRREEILGKSYDLHHKQLNALSREIVDQYGSCVIIDIHSYSDELVRRLFGWTENLPDICLGYDEKWVSKDNVSKLKTYIEGMGYSCELNYPYSGALVPMEFYHDENPKIQSVMLEINRRVYLNGGVVSKKAVCNIDKIINFIAENLNPNTQPCRQNVACEVG
- a CDS encoding VIT1/CCC1 transporter family protein — protein: MVMRDFFKRYIPEFVYGAVDGTVTTFAVVAASAGAGISSSVILILGIANLIADGFSMGSSAYLAASAEHEESVRDTQKRSSPKIIGAVTFLAFVVVGSVPVLPYLIDVIANLKAPNAVLFYVSSVLTAATFLAIGFIKGKVSKQSPWQSAGITLLLGAIAAGLAYFAGDILAAWLGVRI
- a CDS encoding YtxH domain-containing protein → MKKVLAIIGAVAAGFTAGILTAPKSGKETRKDLKDKAVKLKADTEKVACKATAAAKDSVDSLKAGSQKVGDAVVETAKDVKGNVEKRFK